The Pseudoalteromonas arctica A 37-1-2 genome includes a region encoding these proteins:
- a CDS encoding DUF3261 domain-containing protein — translation MLFNKSIKAAFIIIFIVFLNACQITHKPKVDTALFELMPIPNEMVGKGWLEKFQFSGVVEQSMLVSTEFSEKMIKVAALSFEGVPLSQLQFNTLTEQLTTTNSLGVDLDGKKIIYDMQSAFWPLALLKQHMCKNCQITQAAIAGQLTRRFYRGDTLIREVIYNASQTQLVENEQNYRLTIERLEEY, via the coding sequence ATGTTGTTTAATAAAAGTATTAAAGCGGCATTTATTATCATTTTTATTGTGTTTTTAAATGCTTGCCAGATTACTCATAAACCAAAAGTTGATACTGCATTGTTTGAGTTAATGCCAATACCTAATGAAATGGTTGGCAAAGGCTGGCTTGAGAAGTTTCAATTTTCAGGTGTTGTTGAGCAGTCAATGCTAGTGTCTACTGAATTTTCTGAGAAAATGATCAAAGTTGCAGCATTGAGTTTTGAAGGTGTTCCACTATCTCAGTTGCAGTTTAATACCCTCACGGAGCAGTTAACAACGACTAATTCGTTAGGAGTTGACCTTGACGGAAAAAAAATTATTTATGATATGCAAAGTGCATTTTGGCCATTAGCACTACTTAAACAACATATGTGTAAAAACTGCCAAATAACACAAGCTGCTATTGCAGGGCAACTAACACGTCGTTTTTATCGAGGCGATACATTAATTCGTGAAGTTATATATAATGCATCACAGACTCAACTTGTTGAGAACGAACAGAATTATCGCTTAACTATAGAAAGATTAGAAGAATATTAA